From the genome of Thiovibrio frasassiensis:
CCGGATACAACCTCGGCCACCGTCTCAAAGGCATGCCGGGCGGCAAAGTAGACCTCAATCCCGACCTGCGCAAACCCCTGTAAGGGCCGCGCCCCCATACCCGCAACAAGAATGGCCTGCACGCCATGCTCTTTCAACACACCCACCGGCTCCATGCAGCCGCCTGCGCCATGTTCGACACTGGCAACCGTATTCACCCCGACAACCTTACCGTTTTCCAAATCAATCAGGGTAAACAGGTCACAATGCCCGAAGTGCTCGGAACGGCCGCCCTCAAGCCCCCCAGGATTGTTTGATGGAACCGCTATCCGCTTCTTATCCATAATGTCACTCCTCCCGCCTTGCGACGTGTTTGGTTTCTTAATTCGCTCTTTTATTCTGCACTAACCGGTGGCCCGAAAATCCTGTCGCTGAACTTCACATACCAGGCCGCGGACTGAACTTGGATTATATAGGAGACCGCGATAACCAGAGCGGCATCCGCCCCCTTGGACCCGAAAGCATTGATGGCGATGGCCAAGGCGATGGAAAGATTTCGCATCACCGTGCCGTACACCAGGGCGATGGCATCGCCACGATTAAAAAACATCCTGCCCAGCACGGTGCTCAGGCCGAAGTTCAAGCCATAGATAATAAGCAACGGCA
Proteins encoded in this window:
- a CDS encoding NifB/NifX family molybdenum-iron cluster-binding protein; this translates as MDKKRIAVPSNNPGGLEGGRSEHFGHCDLFTLIDLENGKVVGVNTVASVEHGAGGCMEPVGVLKEHGVQAILVAGMGARPLQGFAQVGIEVYFAARHAFETVAEVVSGLVENKLILMEPTQACKGQGNCHGQGH